One Clostridium estertheticum DNA segment encodes these proteins:
- a CDS encoding lytic transglycosylase domain-containing protein — protein sequence MKFKTIIKILSLILLVIILINIKSIFKIFYPMKYEDHIVKYSQRYNVDPLLVAAVIKVESNFNEKAISPRGAYGLMQIMPDTGLWIAKNMKLKDYKEEKLYDNEINIAMGCWYINNLNTEFNGDIELVLAAYNGGRGNVQKWLSDKQYSKDGKKIDNIPFGETDKYVKKVKTNYNIYFKLYGDKYKTSLKTNES from the coding sequence ATGAAGTTTAAAACAATTATAAAAATTTTATCCTTAATTTTATTGGTTATCATATTAATTAATATTAAAAGTATTTTTAAAATCTTTTATCCAATGAAATATGAAGATCACATAGTTAAATATTCGCAAAGGTACAATGTGGATCCCCTATTGGTTGCAGCAGTAATTAAAGTAGAAAGTAATTTTAATGAAAAAGCTATCTCTCCTAGAGGTGCCTATGGGCTCATGCAGATAATGCCAGATACTGGACTTTGGATTGCTAAAAATATGAAATTAAAAGATTATAAGGAAGAAAAATTATATGATAACGAAATTAATATTGCTATGGGATGTTGGTATATTAATAATCTAAATACAGAATTCAATGGGGATATAGAGCTAGTACTAGCAGCTTATAATGGTGGTCGTGGGAATGTGCAAAAGTGGCTTAGTGATAAACAATACTCTAAGGATGGAAAAAAAATAGATAATATTCCTTTTGGAGAAACTGATAAATATGTAAAAAAGGTAAAGACAAATTATAATATTTATTTTAAATTATATGGTGATAAATATAAGACTTCTTTAAAAACAAACGAATCATAG
- a CDS encoding leucine-rich repeat domain-containing protein, which produces MTIMILIILGAAYGYGSFRLVLKNYVDMTNIKEISYSLAFGLLTFFQPIISQILYYNGIGMLMSMPMLISITVSLIFLYESSKAYKSKKNGKHLTNAFMISIVIFIILSIFLNIIISSILGIIILANWLLIKKLPHDIKFKLSIVFLIIGILMLISGIVGINTTSQKAYQLGTSIEDTITNNVNTYLKNISEDLQNENEMYWWLALIGGFIALEGIILFIGSGKKQKQISNNSTERNRTTKNENSNIIKEISKPFKDDLLVNKSKETDYELSKIIFEKLDKEYNLLTLNIITQENFNSRKSKILDTLKSEIIKECMQDFIYTISPLVDKNILTITEIKEISQLIDKKQLLNKLTNDELFEMYLNPNCNDNDNLTLISAEIKGRGSDINKFKLRKELIVLNDIELFYKYKNNELEVAADILYERGIGVKDVIYINRKTKKSFETIIEQYVNSKDVLLKEASDIVYLGLSKEQLYEKFLSRLNTLKEKLYKKTLSIRYMLKNNKKYMRITGICVVIIICFLSWHFIFNRGILPVSNTPNVSPTVGITFSDKNLELLIRSCINKPTGDILKSDLDNIRFMDTLNFSGKIADLSGIENLTNLTTLDLSNNLITNIEPLKGLTNLTCLHLSNNQISNIESLKGLTKLVDLKLDNNPISSIESLNVLTNLTN; this is translated from the coding sequence ATGACAATAATGATTTTAATAATTTTGGGGGCCGCTTACGGATATGGTTCATTTAGACTTGTATTAAAAAATTATGTTGATATGACCAACATTAAAGAAATTTCATATTCATTAGCATTCGGATTACTTACTTTTTTTCAACCAATAATTTCCCAAATATTATATTATAATGGAATAGGTATGCTAATGTCAATGCCAATGCTAATTTCAATAACAGTTTCATTAATTTTTCTATATGAAAGTAGCAAAGCTTATAAATCAAAGAAAAACGGTAAACATTTAACTAACGCATTTATGATATCAATTGTTATATTTATTATTTTAAGTATCTTCTTGAATATAATTATATCTTCGATTTTAGGTATAATTATATTAGCGAACTGGCTATTAATAAAGAAATTACCCCATGATATAAAATTTAAATTAAGCATAGTTTTTCTGATTATTGGTATTTTAATGTTGATTAGTGGAATAGTTGGCATAAATACAACCTCACAAAAAGCCTATCAGTTAGGAACTAGTATTGAAGATACAATTACAAACAATGTTAATACATATTTAAAAAATATTAGTGAAGATTTACAAAATGAAAATGAGATGTATTGGTGGCTAGCTTTAATTGGAGGATTTATTGCTTTAGAAGGAATTATTCTTTTCATAGGTTCAGGTAAAAAACAAAAACAAATAAGCAACAATTCAACAGAAAGAAATCGCACTACCAAGAATGAAAATTCGAACATTATAAAAGAAATTTCCAAACCCTTTAAAGATGATTTATTAGTTAATAAATCAAAAGAAACCGATTATGAATTGTCAAAAATTATATTTGAAAAATTAGATAAAGAATATAATTTACTAACTTTAAATATAATAACCCAAGAAAATTTTAATTCAAGAAAATCTAAAATATTAGATACGTTAAAATCAGAAATAATAAAGGAATGTATGCAAGATTTTATTTATACAATTTCACCTTTAGTTGATAAAAACATATTAACAATTACTGAAATCAAAGAAATATCTCAACTAATTGATAAAAAACAATTGCTTAATAAGCTAACTAATGATGAGTTATTTGAAATGTATTTAAATCCAAATTGTAACGATAATGACAATTTAACTCTTATTTCAGCTGAAATTAAAGGAAGAGGTTCTGATATAAATAAATTCAAACTAAGAAAAGAACTTATTGTTCTTAATGATATCGAGTTATTTTATAAATATAAAAACAATGAACTAGAAGTAGCTGCTGATATTTTGTATGAGCGTGGGATAGGTGTCAAAGACGTTATTTACATAAATAGAAAAACTAAAAAAAGTTTTGAAACTATTATAGAACAGTATGTTAATAGCAAAGATGTTTTATTAAAAGAAGCTAGCGATATTGTTTATCTTGGATTGTCTAAAGAGCAGTTATATGAAAAATTTTTATCTAGGCTAAATACGTTAAAAGAAAAGTTATATAAAAAAACTTTATCTATACGATATATGTTAAAAAACAATAAAAAATATATGCGTATTACTGGTATATGTGTTGTGATTATAATATGTTTTTTAAGTTGGCATTTTATTTTTAATCGTGGAATATTACCGGTTTCTAACACACCTAATGTTTCTCCGACAGTAGGAATTACTTTTTCTGATAAAAATTTAGAATTATTAATAAGAAGTTGTATTAATAAACCGACTGGCGATATTTTAAAGAGTGACCTTGATAATATAAGATTTATGGATACTCTCAATTTCAGTGGTAAAATTGCAGATCTTTCAGGAATTGAAAATTTGACTAACTTAACTACGTTAGATTTAAGTAATAATCTAATCACCAATATAGAACCTTTAAAAGGATTGACTAACTTAACTTGTTTGCATTTAAGTAACAATCAAATTAGCAATATTGAATCTTTGAAAGGATTAACTAAATTAGTTGACTTGAAGTTAGATAACAATCCGATTAGCAGCATTGAATCTTTAAATGTATTGACTAACTTAACTAACTAA
- the coaE gene encoding dephospho-CoA kinase (Dephospho-CoA kinase (CoaE) performs the final step in coenzyme A biosynthesis.), whose protein sequence is MLKVGITGGIGSGKSTVTNMLREKCLSIIDADIVAREIFIINPEVLPQIKEEFGYEFFDEEDQLKRKEFGNYIFKNDIRRKKLENIMMPFIISEINHRIKAYEENNCKLCFLDAPTLIENNLHTSMDVTILVWVSSHVQIQRIILRDALDLDAAMDRIRAQMPIDEKKKFADFIIDNSGSVENTKLQLDLIIKELERLNVKK, encoded by the coding sequence ATGTTAAAGGTAGGGATAACAGGTGGCATTGGTAGTGGAAAGAGCACGGTGACTAACATGCTAAGAGAAAAGTGCCTTTCCATTATTGATGCTGATATTGTAGCTAGAGAAATTTTTATAATAAACCCTGAGGTGCTCCCTCAAATTAAAGAGGAATTTGGGTATGAGTTTTTTGATGAGGAAGATCAACTTAAGAGAAAAGAGTTTGGAAACTACATATTTAAGAATGATATACGGAGAAAAAAGCTTGAAAATATAATGATGCCTTTTATAATAAGTGAAATAAATCATAGAATAAAAGCCTATGAAGAAAATAATTGTAAGCTATGTTTTCTTGACGCGCCTACTTTGATAGAGAATAATTTACATACCAGTATGGATGTAACTATATTAGTTTGGGTAAGTAGCCACGTTCAAATACAAAGGATTATACTTCGAGATGCTTTAGATTTAGACGCAGCAATGGATAGAATAAGAGCCCAAATGCCAATAGATGAAAAGAAGAAGTTCGCGGATTTTATTATTGATAATAGTGGAAGCGTTGAAAACACAAAGTTACAACTAGATTTAATTATTAAAGAATTAGAAAGGTTAAATGTGAAAAAATGA
- a CDS encoding leucine-rich repeat domain-containing protein, with the protein MGLSNNQISSIESLRGLTNLTFLGFDKNQISNIESLRGLTKLDYLDLSTNQISNIESLVGLTNLTYLHLSNNQISNIESLKGLTNLGTLTLSNNEIQDYSPVSSYYEKLASPDFTLP; encoded by the coding sequence TTGGGTTTAAGTAACAATCAAATTAGTAGCATTGAATCTTTAAGAGGATTAACTAACTTAACTTTTTTGGGTTTTGATAAGAATCAAATTAGCAATATTGAATCTTTAAGAGGATTGACTAAATTAGATTATTTGGATTTGAGTACCAATCAAATCAGCAATATCGAATCTTTAGTAGGATTGACTAACTTAACTTATTTGCATTTAAGTAACAATCAAATTAGCAATATTGAATCTTTGAAAGGATTAACTAACTTGGGTACATTGACTTTAAGCAATAATGAAATCCAAGATTATTCTCCAGTTAGTTCTTACTATGAAAAACTGGCAAGCCCCGATTTTACATTGCCATAA
- a CDS encoding tyrosine-type recombinase/integrase, with translation MTKEQVLEKLKFDVELRGLSKHTQDEYYTKCKIFQNHFDKPATELYEKDIREFLHYLTTEKKLTSGSVNSYNSGLRFLYGVTLDTNLNCKQIPRHRRNRKFPNILTKDEIQSLFNACDNLRDKSILMTLYGAGLRLNEVSCLKVSDIDSKKMQLFIRNGKGSKDRYALLSQDNLEILRDYWKEYHPKEWLFYSRNNTGTHINSRSVQNMFHKYIKKANITKPVTVHCVRHSFATHLLESGTSIFHIKQLLGHSDISSTCFYLHMINIESLNVKSPLDMLKKPAKKTHKNND, from the coding sequence ATGACAAAAGAACAAGTTTTAGAAAAGTTAAAGTTTGATGTAGAACTCAGGGGTTTAAGCAAACATACTCAAGATGAGTACTATACCAAATGCAAAATCTTTCAAAACCACTTTGATAAACCCGCAACTGAACTTTATGAAAAAGATATTAGAGAATTTCTTCACTATCTCACAACAGAAAAAAAACTTACCTCTGGAAGTGTTAATTCCTATAATAGTGGACTTCGTTTTTTGTATGGTGTAACCTTGGATACTAATTTAAATTGTAAACAAATACCCCGCCACCGCAGAAATCGTAAGTTCCCAAATATTCTTACTAAAGATGAAATTCAAAGCCTCTTTAATGCCTGTGATAATTTAAGAGATAAATCCATCTTAATGACCCTCTACGGTGCAGGATTAAGACTTAACGAAGTCTCATGTCTAAAAGTTTCAGATATTGATAGTAAAAAAATGCAACTATTTATCCGTAATGGCAAAGGTTCCAAAGATAGATATGCATTACTTTCACAAGACAATCTAGAAATACTCAGAGATTACTGGAAAGAATACCACCCTAAAGAATGGCTTTTTTATAGCAGAAATAATACCGGCACCCATATTAACTCCAGATCAGTACAAAATATGTTTCACAAATACATAAAGAAAGCAAATATTACTAAACCAGTTACTGTACATTGTGTTCGCCATAGCTTTGCTACTCACCTACTTGAATCTGGAACAAGCATATTTCATATTAAACAGCTTCTTGGTCATTCGGATATCAGTTCAACCTGTTTTTATTTACATATGATAAACATTGAATCCTTAAATGTAAAAAGTCCTCTCGACATGTTGAAAAAACCAGCGAAAAAAACGCATAAGAATAATGATTGA
- a CDS encoding IS256 family transposase, giving the protein MSDISKEILRDYINEQKFANPNEVLAAMKSMFRDVLQEALEAEMDLELGYDKYDISEKQTQNSRNGYSKKTVKSELGTVELNIPRDRNGEFEPKILPKHQRNITGIEDKIMALYAAGMTTRDIAEQVKNLYDVEISAEMVSNITNRIMPAVTEWQNRPLEKTYSFVFMDAIHYKVRDDKHIVIKAAYVVLGVNIDGVKEVLGIWVGANESSKFWLSVLNDLRNRGLQNVLVFCVDGLNGFKEAIGSVYPYAKIQRCIIHQLRASMKYVPYKDKKAFVADLKAVYGAVNEDVALENLISAKEKWGNKYPNAIKSWEDNWDNLITFFVFPDYIRRIIYTTNAIESLNSQFRKVTKTKLIFPNDESLMKMLYLATEKVSRKWTRVYADWDLVISQLNILFSEILNAGA; this is encoded by the coding sequence ATGTCAGATATTTCTAAGGAAATTTTAAGAGATTATATTAATGAGCAAAAGTTTGCAAACCCAAATGAGGTTCTAGCTGCTATGAAGAGTATGTTCAGAGACGTTCTTCAGGAGGCGTTAGAAGCGGAGATGGATTTAGAACTTGGATATGATAAATATGATATATCGGAAAAACAAACTCAAAATAGTAGAAATGGTTACTCTAAAAAAACTGTAAAATCAGAACTTGGAACAGTAGAACTTAATATTCCACGTGATAGAAATGGTGAATTTGAACCTAAAATTTTGCCTAAGCATCAAAGAAATATAACTGGTATTGAAGATAAAATAATGGCCCTTTATGCAGCTGGAATGACTACAAGAGACATAGCAGAGCAAGTAAAAAATTTATATGATGTTGAGATATCCGCTGAAATGGTATCAAATATAACAAACAGGATTATGCCTGCTGTTACAGAGTGGCAAAATAGACCACTTGAAAAAACATATTCTTTTGTGTTTATGGACGCAATCCATTACAAAGTGCGTGATGACAAGCATATTGTAATAAAAGCTGCTTATGTTGTTTTGGGAGTAAATATAGATGGAGTAAAAGAGGTTCTTGGTATATGGGTAGGTGCAAATGAAAGCAGTAAGTTCTGGCTTTCAGTGCTTAATGACCTTAGGAATAGAGGCTTACAGAACGTTTTAGTGTTTTGCGTAGATGGCTTAAATGGTTTCAAGGAAGCTATAGGCTCTGTATACCCCTATGCAAAAATACAACGTTGTATAATCCATCAATTGAGAGCAAGTATGAAATATGTACCATACAAAGATAAGAAGGCTTTTGTAGCAGATTTGAAAGCTGTTTACGGTGCAGTAAACGAGGATGTTGCACTTGAAAATTTAATTTCAGCAAAAGAAAAATGGGGTAATAAGTATCCAAATGCAATAAAGAGTTGGGAAGATAATTGGGATAATCTTATAACTTTCTTTGTATTCCCAGATTATATTCGTAGAATTATTTACACCACAAATGCTATAGAAAGCCTTAATAGTCAATTTAGAAAAGTCACTAAGACAAAACTTATATTTCCTAACGACGAGAGTCTTATGAAAATGCTATATTTGGCTACGGAAAAAGTAAGTAGAAAATGGACTCGAGTATACGCAGATTGGGATCTTGTTATTAGCCAGCTCAATATATTATTTAGTGAAATCCTAAATGCAGGAGCGTAG
- a CDS encoding IS91 family transposase, translating to MIEVQDIFQQYGTEYREKHKLMLAQLKAMSAIEKCRTSQLGGHIDKCESCGSTKISYNSCRNRHCPKCQNLAKERWVDSQKSNLLNVGYFHVVFTIPDTINLIVYQNQKELHALLFKAVAETLTELASDKKYLGATLGFTSILHTWGQNLMHHPHIHCIVPGGGLSSIGKWVSSRKKFFIPVKVLSRKFRGKFLYYLKQLYNENKLNFYGSQQYLYNDNEFENLLSSIYSKEWVVYCKPPFKKAACVVEYLGRYTHKVAISNNRIINIENGNVTFRWRDYKESSKCKLMTISSDEFIRRFLIHILPSGFMKIRHYGLLGNRNKTTKLKLCKYLTSTPILLKEKISTLQLIKNITGRDLSKCPYCGSDNLSRCTLFPRSPPTTIQTA from the coding sequence ATGATTGAAGTTCAAGATATTTTTCAACAATATGGTACAGAATATCGTGAAAAACATAAGCTTATGCTTGCTCAACTAAAAGCTATGTCTGCAATTGAAAAATGTAGGACTTCCCAATTAGGTGGTCATATAGACAAATGTGAAAGTTGTGGCAGTACTAAAATTTCTTACAACTCTTGTCGCAATAGACACTGTCCTAAATGTCAAAATCTTGCTAAAGAACGTTGGGTTGACTCTCAGAAAAGTAATTTACTTAACGTTGGATACTTTCATGTTGTGTTTACCATTCCAGATACCATAAATTTAATAGTATATCAAAATCAAAAGGAGCTACATGCTCTTTTATTTAAAGCTGTCGCTGAAACTCTTACAGAATTAGCATCTGACAAAAAATATCTAGGTGCAACACTGGGATTTACCTCTATTTTACATACGTGGGGACAAAATCTTATGCACCATCCTCATATTCATTGCATTGTACCCGGTGGAGGGTTATCTTCAATAGGAAAATGGGTAAGTAGTAGAAAAAAGTTTTTCATCCCAGTTAAAGTGCTTTCTCGCAAATTCAGAGGCAAATTTCTATATTATCTCAAACAACTATACAATGAAAATAAGCTTAATTTTTATGGTAGTCAGCAATATCTTTACAATGATAATGAATTTGAAAATTTACTTTCCTCTATATATTCAAAAGAGTGGGTTGTTTATTGCAAACCACCTTTTAAAAAAGCTGCATGTGTGGTTGAATATTTAGGTAGATATACTCACAAAGTTGCTATATCTAATAATCGTATCATCAATATTGAAAATGGTAATGTTACATTCAGATGGCGTGATTACAAAGAAAGTAGCAAGTGTAAACTAATGACCATTTCTTCTGATGAGTTTATCCGTAGATTTCTGATTCATATACTACCAAGTGGATTTATGAAAATTAGGCACTATGGTTTGTTAGGAAATCGAAACAAAACTACCAAACTTAAACTTTGCAAATACCTTACTAGTACACCTATTTTACTTAAAGAAAAAATATCAACGCTCCAGTTAATCAAAAATATCACAGGAAGAGATTTATCCAAGTGTCCATACTGTGGTTCAGACAACCTTAGTCGGTGTACATTATTTCCCAGATCTCCTCCTACAACTATACAAACTGCATAA
- a CDS encoding rod shape-determining protein MreC: MERLSIESDIEKSDLIVTSGLGRIYPSGIRIGMY; encoded by the coding sequence ATAGAACGTCTTTCTATAGAGTCGGATATAGAAAAGAGCGATTTAATAGTAACATCAGGACTTGGGCGCATATATCCTTCTGGAATTAGAATAGGAATGTATTAA
- the glsA gene encoding glutaminase A — MKRILDTIIDKNRHFTKEGAVASYIPELSKADGEALGICVTTLDGEEFFAGDYETKFTIQSISKVVTLMLAIIDNGVDYVFTKIGMEPTEAGFNSIINLEKNIDQRPINPMINAGAIAIVSLITGDTAEEKFNRILKFTRKITGNPDININQGVYTSEKATGDRNRSLAYFMKSTGVIEGDVEDVLDVYFRQCSMEVNCRDIARIGAMLANSGVIVSKNERVLSREATRIIKTIMVTCGMYDGSGNFAVHIGIPAKSGVGGGIMAAVPRRMGVGVIGPALDEKGNSIGGIKVLEELSKELDLSIF; from the coding sequence ATGAAAAGAATATTAGATACTATTATTGACAAGAATAGGCATTTTACAAAGGAAGGTGCGGTTGCCTCGTATATTCCAGAACTTTCTAAAGCAGATGGAGAGGCACTAGGTATTTGTGTTACTACTCTTGATGGAGAAGAATTTTTTGCCGGGGATTATGAGACAAAATTTACAATACAAAGTATATCAAAGGTTGTCACGCTTATGCTAGCCATAATTGACAATGGAGTAGATTATGTGTTTACTAAAATAGGAATGGAGCCCACAGAAGCTGGCTTTAATTCTATAATAAATTTAGAGAAAAATATTGACCAAAGACCTATAAACCCAATGATAAATGCTGGAGCAATTGCAATAGTTTCATTGATTACAGGTGATACTGCAGAAGAAAAATTTAATAGGATTTTAAAATTTACAAGAAAAATTACAGGTAATCCTGATATAAATATTAACCAAGGTGTTTATACCTCTGAAAAAGCTACAGGGGATAGAAATAGATCACTTGCCTATTTCATGAAGAGTACAGGTGTTATTGAGGGTGATGTGGAAGATGTTTTAGATGTATACTTTAGACAGTGTTCAATGGAGGTCAATTGTAGGGATATAGCAAGAATAGGAGCTATGCTTGCTAATTCTGGTGTAATAGTTTCTAAAAATGAAAGAGTTTTATCTAGAGAAGCCACTAGAATAATTAAAACTATAATGGTTACTTGCGGCATGTATGATGGTTCAGGAAATTTTGCAGTACATATAGGAATACCAGCAAAAAGTGGTGTAGGTGGAGGCATAATGGCAGCAGTACCTAGAAGAATGGGTGTTGGAGTAATTGGACCTGCGCTTGATGAAAAAGGTAATAGTATTGGTGGTATAAAGGTTTTAGAAGAATTATCTAAGGAATTAGATTTAAGTATATTTTAA
- the polA gene encoding DNA polymerase I has translation MSKERLLILDGHSLMYRAFYALPALTNSDGIYTNAVYGFTSMLLKMKEEFEPDYIVTTFDRKTPTFRHEEYSDYKAGRKKMPDELIGQFSIVRELLEKMAIDIFELDGFEADDLIGTLSVIGEKEGLEVFIVTGDRDALQLATDNVKVVINKKGMSEKEIYDRNRIIEDFGVTPTEFIDVKGLMGDASDNIPGVPGVGEKTAYKLIKEYKSIENVLMNIEKISGKKLVENLITYSEQAIFSKKLATIITNVPMEIDLDSIKSKENYDVRAVKELFYKLQFKSLINKITDEQESPEEIFTADSTVIDKLSALAEFIVEIKDTIYVTFDIRDTNVFSKMCLNNIYINYKEKNYTIKVIDLCNEDEEKTISQLKTLFESVDIKKVSHALKNAYTAFNKMGIVLQGVKFDAEIAAYLINSAQSEYSLESLINENLRIGIEGEGDAKEINKVALLKSLYEILEIKIKEYKMEELLYTVEQPLTEAISYMEAEGFTINKDKLEELGIKFAKEIKEMEGTIFALAGEEFNIKSPKQLGKILFEKLDLPVIKKTKTGYSTNAEVLEALVDKHPIITEITRYRGLTKIFSTYIEGLKAVIDTDCRIHSNFMQTVATTGRLSSTEPNLQNIPIRHEMGRAIRRVFIPHNDKCVILSADYSQIELRVLAHISGDENLIEAFINHTDIHTKTASEVFNVPLNEVTSLMRSNAKAVNFGIVYGIGEFSLAKDINVSRKEAKIYIDAYFDRYPNVKKYMEDIVVEAEENNCVTTIFNRRRAIPEINSSNKIVQSFGRRLAMNTPIQGSAADIIKLAMVNVFDKLKDSGLKSTLILQVHDELILNVYKDEIVQVENLVKEQMENVIKLLVPLEVGISIGETWYEAK, from the coding sequence ATGTCTAAAGAAAGGTTATTGATTTTAGATGGTCATAGTCTTATGTACAGAGCTTTTTATGCATTACCAGCCCTAACAAATTCAGACGGGATATATACTAATGCAGTTTATGGCTTTACAAGCATGCTCTTAAAAATGAAAGAGGAATTTGAACCTGATTATATTGTTACGACCTTCGATAGAAAGACACCTACTTTTCGTCATGAAGAGTATAGTGATTATAAGGCAGGTAGAAAAAAAATGCCTGATGAGCTTATAGGACAGTTTTCTATAGTTAGGGAACTTTTAGAGAAAATGGCTATAGACATTTTTGAATTAGATGGATTTGAAGCAGATGATTTAATAGGAACACTATCTGTAATTGGAGAAAAAGAGGGATTAGAAGTTTTTATAGTGACAGGAGATAGAGATGCACTTCAGCTTGCTACAGATAATGTTAAAGTTGTAATAAATAAAAAGGGAATGTCAGAAAAAGAAATATATGATAGAAATCGTATAATAGAGGATTTCGGAGTAACCCCTACTGAATTTATAGATGTAAAGGGCTTAATGGGTGACGCCTCGGATAATATTCCAGGTGTGCCAGGAGTTGGTGAAAAAACTGCTTATAAGCTTATTAAAGAATATAAGAGTATAGAAAATGTTCTTATGAATATTGAAAAAATTAGTGGCAAAAAGCTTGTGGAAAATTTAATAACTTATAGTGAACAGGCTATTTTTAGTAAAAAATTAGCTACTATTATTACAAATGTGCCTATGGAAATAGACTTAGATTCAATTAAATCAAAAGAAAATTATGATGTACGTGCTGTAAAAGAATTATTTTATAAATTACAATTTAAATCACTAATAAACAAAATAACAGATGAGCAGGAATCACCTGAAGAAATATTCACAGCGGATTCTACTGTAATAGACAAACTATCAGCGCTTGCGGAATTTATAGTGGAAATTAAAGATACTATTTATGTAACTTTTGATATTAGAGACACAAACGTATTTTCTAAAATGTGTTTAAATAACATATACATTAATTATAAGGAAAAAAACTATACTATTAAGGTTATTGATTTATGTAATGAAGATGAAGAAAAAACTATAAGCCAATTAAAAACTTTATTTGAAAGTGTGGATATTAAAAAGGTAAGCCACGCTTTAAAAAATGCATACACTGCGTTTAATAAAATGGGTATTGTGCTACAAGGTGTAAAATTTGATGCAGAGATAGCCGCTTATTTAATAAATTCAGCTCAAAGTGAATATAGTTTAGAATCTCTTATTAATGAAAATCTTAGAATCGGAATTGAAGGCGAGGGTGATGCAAAAGAGATTAATAAAGTAGCATTACTAAAAAGCCTTTATGAAATACTAGAAATAAAAATTAAAGAGTATAAAATGGAAGAACTTTTATATACAGTGGAGCAGCCCTTAACTGAAGCTATATCATATATGGAGGCCGAGGGTTTTACAATAAACAAGGATAAACTTGAAGAACTAGGCATAAAATTTGCTAAAGAAATAAAAGAAATGGAAGGCACTATTTTTGCACTAGCTGGAGAAGAGTTTAATATAAAGTCTCCAAAGCAATTAGGGAAGATATTATTTGAAAAATTAGATTTACCAGTTATAAAGAAGACAAAAACGGGATATTCAACTAATGCAGAGGTTTTAGAGGCTCTAGTAGATAAGCATCCTATAATCACAGAAATTACTCGATATAGAGGGCTCACAAAAATCTTTTCTACTTACATTGAGGGCCTAAAAGCTGTAATTGATACAGATTGTAGAATACATTCAAACTTTATGCAGACCGTTGCGACTACAGGAAGATTATCAAGTACAGAACCTAATTTGCAAAACATTCCAATAAGACATGAAATGGGTAGAGCTATAAGACGAGTATTTATACCACACAATGATAAGTGTGTTATTTTATCTGCGGATTATTCACAAATAGAGCTTAGGGTACTGGCTCATATATCTGGCGACGAGAATTTAATTGAAGCCTTCATTAACCATACTGACATTCATACTAAAACTGCTTCAGAGGTATTTAATGTACCTTTAAACGAGGTTACATCTCTTATGAGAAGTAATGCCAAAGCAGTAAACTTTGGCATAGTGTATGGTATTGGAGAATTTAGCTTAGCAAAGGATATAAATGTATCTAGAAAAGAAGCTAAAATTTATATAGATGCGTATTTTGACAGATATCCAAATGTTAAAAAGTATATGGAAGATATAGTGGTTGAAGCTGAGGAAAACAATTGTGTTACCACGATTTTTAATAGAAGAAGAGCTATCCCTGAAATAAACTCATCAAATAAAATTGTGCAGTCCTTTGGCAGGAGGCTTGCTATGAATACACCAATACAGGGAAGTGCAGCAGATATTATTAAACTAGCTATGGTAAATGTATTTGATAAATTAAAGGACTCAGGATTAAAAAGTACTTTAATACTTCAAGTACACGATGAATTAATATTAAATGTATATAAGGATGAGATTGTGCAAGTTGAAAATTTGGTTAAAGAGCAGATGGAAAATGTTATAAAGCTTTTAGTTCCTCTAGAAGTAGGAATAAGCATTGGAGAAACTTGGTATGAGGCTAAGTAG